The Streptomyces sp. TLI_105 DNA segment GCTCGCCGCCGCCGGGCTGATCAGTGTCTCGGCGGAAGGGCCGCGCGGCCGCAAGGAGTACACCCTCACGGACGAGGGACTGGCCGAACTGCGCCGCTGGCTGACGGAGACCGAGCCGCAGCGCAACCCCCGCAGCGACACCCTGCTGAGGGTCTTCTTCCTCGGCGTGCTCACACCGGAGCAGGCGAGCGGCTACCTCGCAGGGCTGATGGACCTGTCCGACCGGGAGTTGGAAGCCCTGCGCGAGCTGGAGCGGTCGATCGACTGGGGCGACGACCAGCTGTCGGTGTACGGCCGGATCGCCCTGGAGTACGGCCTCCGCTTCAACGAGATGAAGCGCGAGTGGGCCCGCTGGGCGGTCACCCAGCTCCGCCGGCGCTCTGACCGTGAGCCTTCGCCGGGTTCGTGATCATGCCTCCCGGCGTCCCGGACGGGGCCGGTCTCATGACCGCTTCTGCGATCGCGGACGTGCAACTCACCGGAGATGCCGAGGAACCGGCCGAGTGCCGCTCGAAGGTCGTCGCGACGCCGGAGCCGTACGGTGGCAGGTACCTGGCCCGGGGCGGCGACATCGACGTGGTGGAGGGCGCCTGGACGCCTGGGCAGATCGTGCCGGTGGAGTCTCCGGGCGTGGCTGCCGCGCGGGCGCGGAACGAATCGGTGGAGCACCAGGCGATCGCTCCGCCGCGGATCGGCCGGGTGGCGTCGACCACGCCGGGAAAGCGGTGCTCCAGGTCCGGTGCCCGCCAGGAGAGCAGCCGGTGCCTGCCCTCCTGGCGCGTGGCGGCGGCGCCGAAGTCGAAGCCGCCGCAGGCGTGTTCCGCATCGCTTACCGGACCTGGCAGAACTCCGGGGCCTCCTCCCAGAACCGGAACAGCTGCGAGCCGCAGTACCGGCTGAGCTCCGGCACCCCGAGGGAGCGCATCAGGGCGTCGATCGCGTCGAAGAAGGCGCCGTTGACCGCCGGCACGAACAGCAGCGCGATCACGATGAAGAAGCCGTACGGCGCGTACGGCTCGATCTGCCGCTTCACCTTGTACGACAGCCAGGGCTCCACCACGCCGTAGCCGTCGAGCCCCGGCACCGGCAGGAGGTTCAGGAGCGCGGCCGTCACCTGGAGGAACGCCAGGAACGCCAGCGCGAACCGGAAGACGAGCGGCACGCCGTCGAGCGCGCCCAGCCAGAACGGCGCCGTGCAGACGAGCGCGAAGAGCACATTGGCCAAGGGGCCCGCCGCCGAGATCAGGCTGTGCTTCCAGCGGCCCCTGATCCGGCCCTGCTCGATGAAGACCGCGCCGCCCGGCAGGCCGATCCCACCCATGATCACGAACAGCACCGGCAGGACGACGCTCAGCACGGCGTGCGTGTACGCGAGCGGATTCAGGGTCAGATAGCCCTTCGCGCCCACCGTGATGTCCCCGCCGTACAGGGCCGTCCGGGCGTGCGCGTACTCGTGCAGACAGAGCGACACGACCCACGCCGAGGTCACGAAGAGGAACACCGCGAGGCCGGGCGAGGCCGCGAAGCCCGTCCACACCGCCCACCCGGTGACGGCCATGACGGCGAGGATCGCCAGGAAGACGGGGCTGATCCGCCGCTCGTGGTGCCGGGTGGTGGCCGTGGTCATGACGGGGGCTCCCAGGGGACGAAGGACTACTGCCGGGGAAACGTACCGGTCCCTGACGGGAGTTCCACCCCGCCGGTGCGGCCCCCGTTTCGCAGGGGCGGTGCCCCCCGCCCGTCGTGGGCAGTCGCTCCGCCGGGGCGGTGCCCACCCATCCCCGCGCCCCCGTTGTGGGCATGCGTTCCGCCGGGGCGGTGCCCACCCACCCCCGCGCCCCCGTTGTGGGCATGCGTTCCGCCGGGGCGGAACGGGTGGGCACAACGGAACGGCGCCCTTGCCGGCGCCAGAGGCTCCCGCGCCCGAACCCGCACCGACAGGTACGGCGCACGCGTGGTGCGGGCCACGGCGCGGAACGCGGAGGCGCCGCTGAGGGCGCCGTCCCGTGTGCCCACCCTCCCCCAAGCTCTCGGCTTCGCTCGAGCAGGGGGACCCCCTCGCCCCAGCGGGACGACTGCCCACACGGCGGGTGGGCGGGTGGGCACCGCCCCGGCGGGCGCGCGCCCACACGGCGGGGGGCAGGAGGGGCACCGCCCAGGCGGGGCGGGGGCGAAAGTCCGGGTGTGGCCCCGCCGAGGAGCAGGTGGGGGTCTCGCGGAGAATGGGGTCCGTGCGTTACTCCGTGCTCGGCCCGACCCTCGCCCGCCTCCCCGACGGCACCGACGTGCCCGTCGGCGGTCCCCGGGTCCGTGCGCTGCTCACCGTCCTCGCCCTGCGGGCCGGCCGGGTCGTTCCCGTGTCCGATCTCGTCGACGAGGTGTGGCACGGCGACGAGCCGCCCGCGGACGCCCCCGCCGCGCTCCAGGCCCTCGTCGGGCGGCTCCGCAGGGCCCTCGGCCGGGACCGCGTGGTCTCCGCCGAGGGCGGTTACCGGCTGGACGCCCGGCCCGAGGACGTGGACGTCCGCCGCTTCGAGCGCCTCGCCGCCGAGGGCCTGGCCGCGCTCGGCGGAGCCGATCCCGCACGCGCCGCCGCCCTCCTCGACGAGGCCCTCGGGCTCTGGCGCGGGCCGGCCTTCGCCGATCTGCCGGACCGGGACGCGGAGGCCGCCCGCTGGGAGGCCCGCCGGCTCGACGCCCGCCGGGCGAGGCTCGACGCCGCCCTCGCGCTCGGCGGAGCCGCGGCCGCCCTCCCCGAACTCACCGCCCTCTGCGCCGCCCACCCCCTCGACGAACCCCTCCAGGCCCTCCGGATCCGCGCCCTGCGGGACACCGGCCGGGCCGCCGAGGCCCTCGCCGCGTACGAGTCGGTCCGCCGCGCCCTCGCCACCCGCCTGGGCACGGACCCGTCGCCCGCCCTGCGCGCCCTCCACGCCGAGCTGCTGGCCCCGGAGCCCCCGCGCGCCCCCCTCCGGGGCAACCTGCGCGCCCGGCTCACCAGTTTCGTCGGCCGCGACGAGGAGATCGCCCTGGTGCGGGACGACCTGCGCGGCGCGCGGCTCGTGACGCTGCTCGGGCCCGGAGGCGCCGGGAAGACCCGGCTCTCGCAGGAGGCGGCCGAGCGGGGGACCGAGGACTGGCCGGACGGCGCCTGGGTGGCGGAGCTCGCTCCCGTACGGGACCCCGAGGCCGTGCCCGAGGCGGTGCTCGCGGCCGTCGGCGCCCGCGAGACCGTGCTCCGCGGCGCCGGAGCCGAGGAGCTGCGGGGCGGCGGCGACCCGCTCGCCCGGCTCGTCGAGCACTGCTCCGGGCGCCGGATGCTGCTCCTCCTCGACAACTGCGAGCACCTCGTCGGCGCGGCCGCCGAACTGGCCGAGGCGCTGCTCGCCCGCTGCCCCGAGCTCCGGGTGCTCGCGACGAGCCGGGAGCCGCTGGGCGTCCCGGGGGAGACGCTCCGGCCCCTCGGCCCGCTGCCGACCGGGATGGCCCTGCGGCTGCTTGGCGAGCGCGGCGCGGCGGTCCGTCCGGGGTTCCGCGTCGAGGGCGACCCGGTCGCGGCGGGCGAGGTCGTGCGGCGCCTCGACGGTCTGCCGCTGGCCATCGAACTGGCGGCGGCCCGGCTGCGGATGCTGACCTTGCGTCAGATCGCGGACCGGCTCGACGACCGCTTCCGGCTGCTGACGTCGGGCGCGCGGACGGTACTGCCCCGGCAGCAGACCCTGCGGGCGGTCGTCGACTGGTCCTGGGACCTCCTGGACGGGGCCGAACGGGCCGTCCTGCGCCGGCTCTCGGTCTTCACGGGCGGCTGCGACCTGGAGGCGGCGGAGGCCGTCTGCGCGGGCGAGCCCCACGTCGCCGAGCCGCCCGCCCCCGAGCCCCGCCCGGCCGCACCCTCCGCCCCCCAGCCCCACGTCGCCGAGCCGCGCGCCGGCGAGCAGCCGGCGCCCGTCCTCGACCTCCTCGGCGCCCTCGTCGACAAGTCGCTCGTCGTCGCCGCGCCCGGTGAGGCCGGCATGCGGTTCCGGCTCCTGGAGACCGTCGCCGAGTACGCCGGGGAGCGGCTCGACGAGGCGGGGGAGCGGGCCGGCACCGAGCGCCGGCACCTCACGTACTACCGCGAACTCGCCCGCCGCACCGACCCCGAGCTGCGCGGTTCCGGGCAGGCCGGGGCCATCGCCCGGTTCGGCACCGAGTACGGGAACATCCGTACCGCCCTGCGCCGGGCCGTCGACGCCCGGGAGGAGGACGAGGCGCTGCTCCTCGTCCACTCCCTGCTCTGGTACTGGCAGATGCGCGACCTGCGCGCCGACGCGCTGTACTGGGCGGAGTCCGTCGCCGCGCTCGGCCCCGACCCGTTCGGGACGCCCGCCGCCCCCGTCGTACCGCTGTACGAGCCCTGCACCGCCACGCCTCCGCCGCTCTCCGAGGAGCAGCGCTGGGAGGCCCGGCGCGGCGTGCGGCTGATCGAGCTGATCAACATGGACTACGAGACCGGCCGCTGGCTGACCCCCGCCGGCGTCGAGCGGCTGCGGCGGATCAACGCGATCTATCCGCCGGGGCTCCCGCAGACCTGCCGGCTGCCCGGCTCCTTCACGGTCTTCGCGGTCCTCCTCATGGGCGAACCGGGCCGCATGGGCGAGGCCCTGGAGGCGCACGTCGGCGCCTGCCGCCGGCACGGCGACGAGTGGGAGCTCGCCCACGCCCTCCAGCTGCGCGCCAACATGATGGCCAACCGGGGCGACCTGGCCGAGCGGGCGAGCGCCGACGCGGAGGAGAGCCTGGAGATCTTCGTCCGCCTCGGGGACGCCTGGGGCGCGGCCGAGGCGCTGTCCTCGCGCGCCGAGGCCCGGGAGCGACGCCTCGAGTTCGAGGGCGCGGCCCAGGACTTCGCCGACGCCATCGCGTACGCGGAGCGGATCGGCGCCCAGTCCCAGATGGCCCTGCTGCGCGCCCGCTACGCCGACATGCTGATCGAGACCGGCCGCGGCGAGGAGGCGGAGCGGATCCTGCGCGAGGTGGTGGAGGGCGAGCACGGGCGCGGCCACGAGCCGATGCTGGCCGGGCGGATCTTCCTGGGGCTGCTGCTCGGCCGGACCGGCCGGACGGCCGAGGCGCGCGAGCAACTGGAGCGGCTGCTCGACGAGTTCCGCTCCGACAGCCTCTTCAGCTCCGATACGTTCTCCATCTTCGAGGGCTTCGCGCTCGGCAGCCTGGCCTGGGTGTACAACCTCGAGGAGCGGTACGACACGGCGTTCACGCTGTCCCGGCGGGCGTACGGGCGCTCCCTCGGCGGCCTGTCGCTGATGGTCGCCCCGCAGATGCCGGCGATCCATCTGATCACCGCGGCCTGGGCGCTCGCCGGGCTCGGCGGCCCCCGTGCCCGTACCGCCGCGGTCCTGCTCGGCGGGTACGAGGGGCTGCTGCCGCCGGGGCACCTGGCGCCGCCCATGGAGCGGGAGAACCTGGCGCGGGCGACGGAGCTGTGCCGGTCGGCGCTCGGGGACGGGGAGTTCGAGGCGGCATACGCGGAGGGCGGCGGCCTCTCCTTGGAGGAGGCCGCCGCCCTGCTCGGTCGCGCCGCCGACGCGATCAGTGAGCGCGCCGAGTCATGATCCCCCGGTCGGGACTCAGGTCTTCTTGCGGAACTTGGCGACCGCGAGCGGCGCCGTGATCACCGTGATGGCGACCGACCAGCCGAGGGTCATCCACACCGAGTGGGCGACCGGGCCGCCGTTGATCAGGTTGCGGGCGGCGTCGGCGAGGTTGGACAGCGGGTTGTAGTCGGTGAAGGCCTCCAGCCAGCCGGGCATCGAGGTCGGCGGGGCGAAGATCGAGGAGCCGAACTGGAGCGGCATCAGGACGAGCATCGCCATGCCCTGGACGGCCTGGGCCGTCTTCATGGTGAGGCCGAGCAGGATGAAGATCCACATGAGGGAGGCTCCGAAGACCACCGACAGGCCGATGGCGGCGAAGAGGTGGAGCACCGAGGTGTGGA contains these protein-coding regions:
- a CDS encoding PadR family transcriptional regulator is translated as MSLRHALLGLLSERPASGYDLLKRFETSLANVWPATQSQMYGELSKLAAAGLISVSAEGPRGRKEYTLTDEGLAELRRWLTETEPQRNPRSDTLLRVFFLGVLTPEQASGYLAGLMDLSDRELEALRELERSIDWGDDQLSVYGRIALEYGLRFNEMKREWARWAVTQLRRRSDREPSPGS
- a CDS encoding DUF1330 domain-containing protein, yielding MTASAIADVQLTGDAEEPAECRSKVVATPEPYGGRYLARGGDIDVVEGAWTPGQIVPVESPGVAAARARNESVEHQAIAPPRIGRVASTTPGKRCSRSGARQESSRCLPSWRVAAAPKSKPPQACSASLTGPGRTPGPPPRTGTAASRSTG
- a CDS encoding site-2 protease family protein, with product MTTATTRHHERRISPVFLAILAVMAVTGWAVWTGFAASPGLAVFLFVTSAWVVSLCLHEYAHARTALYGGDITVGAKGYLTLNPLAYTHAVLSVVLPVLFVIMGGIGLPGGAVFIEQGRIRGRWKHSLISAAGPLANVLFALVCTAPFWLGALDGVPLVFRFALAFLAFLQVTAALLNLLPVPGLDGYGVVEPWLSYKVKRQIEPYAPYGFFIVIALLFVPAVNGAFFDAIDALMRSLGVPELSRYCGSQLFRFWEEAPEFCQVR
- a CDS encoding BTAD domain-containing putative transcriptional regulator, yielding MRYSVLGPTLARLPDGTDVPVGGPRVRALLTVLALRAGRVVPVSDLVDEVWHGDEPPADAPAALQALVGRLRRALGRDRVVSAEGGYRLDARPEDVDVRRFERLAAEGLAALGGADPARAAALLDEALGLWRGPAFADLPDRDAEAARWEARRLDARRARLDAALALGGAAAALPELTALCAAHPLDEPLQALRIRALRDTGRAAEALAAYESVRRALATRLGTDPSPALRALHAELLAPEPPRAPLRGNLRARLTSFVGRDEEIALVRDDLRGARLVTLLGPGGAGKTRLSQEAAERGTEDWPDGAWVAELAPVRDPEAVPEAVLAAVGARETVLRGAGAEELRGGGDPLARLVEHCSGRRMLLLLDNCEHLVGAAAELAEALLARCPELRVLATSREPLGVPGETLRPLGPLPTGMALRLLGERGAAVRPGFRVEGDPVAAGEVVRRLDGLPLAIELAAARLRMLTLRQIADRLDDRFRLLTSGARTVLPRQQTLRAVVDWSWDLLDGAERAVLRRLSVFTGGCDLEAAEAVCAGEPHVAEPPAPEPRPAAPSAPQPHVAEPRAGEQPAPVLDLLGALVDKSLVVAAPGEAGMRFRLLETVAEYAGERLDEAGERAGTERRHLTYYRELARRTDPELRGSGQAGAIARFGTEYGNIRTALRRAVDAREEDEALLLVHSLLWYWQMRDLRADALYWAESVAALGPDPFGTPAAPVVPLYEPCTATPPPLSEEQRWEARRGVRLIELINMDYETGRWLTPAGVERLRRINAIYPPGLPQTCRLPGSFTVFAVLLMGEPGRMGEALEAHVGACRRHGDEWELAHALQLRANMMANRGDLAERASADAEESLEIFVRLGDAWGAAEALSSRAEARERRLEFEGAAQDFADAIAYAERIGAQSQMALLRARYADMLIETGRGEEAERILREVVEGEHGRGHEPMLAGRIFLGLLLGRTGRTAEAREQLERLLDEFRSDSLFSSDTFSIFEGFALGSLAWVYNLEERYDTAFTLSRRAYGRSLGGLSLMVAPQMPAIHLITAAWALAGLGGPRARTAAVLLGGYEGLLPPGHLAPPMERENLARATELCRSALGDGEFEAAYAEGGGLSLEEAAALLGRAADAISERAES